One window of Thermacetogenium phaeum DSM 12270 genomic DNA carries:
- a CDS encoding ethanolamine ammonia-lyase subunit EutB, translating to MAKRYSARVRGETFGFSSLKEVFAKSNEEKSGDLLAGVAASSAAERIAAKRVLSETTLEEIYNNPLISPDEDEVSRVILESVRMPIYNQIKNWTVAELREFLLADTTTNEDIAYLRQGLTSEMIAAVCKIMSNLDLIYAASKIVVTSHCNNTLGIKGTLNARLQPNHPTDDVEGILWSMREGLAYGVGDAVIGINPVNDSVASVSRLMEATHEMITEFGIPTQNCVLAHITTQMEAVRNGAPVSVFFQSIAGTEKGNKAFGISVSLLDEAYEVIKRYSTAAGPNLMYFETGQGSELSSDAHEGVDQLTLEARCYGLAKRYNPLLVNTVVGFIGPEYLYDSRQVIRAGLEDHFMGKLTGVPMGCDACYTNHMKADQKDIENLAVLLTAANCNYFMGVPMGDDVMLNYQCTSYHDIATLRQLLGLRPAPEFECWMEKMGLIREGILTDRAGDPRVFTKGGFAGNG from the coding sequence GTGGCGAAACGATACTCTGCTAGGGTTAGGGGTGAAACTTTTGGATTCTCTTCTCTTAAAGAAGTTTTTGCGAAATCCAATGAAGAAAAGTCGGGAGACCTGCTTGCCGGTGTTGCTGCTTCTTCTGCTGCGGAAAGGATCGCTGCCAAGAGAGTCCTTTCCGAGACTACCTTGGAGGAAATTTATAACAATCCTTTAATTTCACCGGATGAGGATGAAGTCAGTAGGGTGATTTTGGAAAGTGTCCGAATGCCGATTTACAATCAGATTAAAAACTGGACGGTTGCCGAGCTGCGGGAGTTTCTTCTGGCAGACACTACCACAAATGAGGATATTGCGTACCTTAGACAAGGACTCACCAGTGAGATGATTGCAGCAGTATGCAAAATTATGAGCAATCTCGATCTCATTTATGCAGCCTCTAAAATAGTCGTTACTTCACACTGTAACAACACCCTTGGTATCAAAGGGACTTTAAACGCTAGGCTTCAGCCAAACCATCCTACCGATGATGTTGAGGGTATTCTTTGGTCGATGCGCGAAGGTTTAGCCTACGGAGTGGGAGATGCTGTAATTGGGATTAATCCTGTAAACGATAGTGTTGCCAGCGTTTCTCGTCTTATGGAAGCGACACATGAAATGATTACTGAATTCGGTATTCCTACCCAAAATTGCGTTTTGGCTCATATCACTACTCAAATGGAGGCTGTTCGCAATGGAGCACCGGTTAGCGTTTTCTTTCAAAGCATTGCCGGAACTGAAAAAGGAAATAAGGCTTTTGGCATAAGTGTCTCCCTTCTTGATGAGGCCTATGAAGTGATTAAAAGATATAGTACGGCGGCAGGGCCGAATCTGATGTATTTTGAAACAGGACAAGGCTCGGAGCTGTCTAGCGATGCTCATGAAGGTGTCGATCAGCTGACTTTAGAAGCCCGATGCTATGGGTTGGCAAAGCGCTATAATCCTTTGCTCGTGAATACGGTCGTCGGCTTCATAGGACCTGAGTATCTCTATGATTCGCGGCAGGTAATTAGGGCAGGTCTTGAGGATCACTTTATGGGAAAGCTTACGGGGGTTCCAATGGGGTGTGATGCTTGCTACACCAACCACATGAAGGCCGACCAGAAGGACATTGAAAACCTGGCGGTTCTCCTTACTGCAGCTAATTGCAATTATTTTATGGGGGTTCCTATGGGGGATGATGTGATGCTTAATTATCAGTGTACAAGTTATCACGATATAGCTACCCTGCGTCAGTTGCTAGGCCTCAGGCCGGCGCCGGAGTTCGAATGTTGGATGGAAAAAATGGGGTTGATAAGAGAAGGAATACTTACCGATCGAGCCGGTGACCCAAGGGTCTTTACAAAAGGAGGTTTTGCCGGTAATGGA
- a CDS encoding ANTAR domain-containing response regulator: MEKSARKSRLKVLIADDEPITRMDIKEILQENGYNVVIEAGDGLAAVKLAEIYCPDIVLMDIRMPHLNGIEAAAEISQKIEGAIIFLTAYSDITLIEEAKQIPKVVGYIVKPVSEEEILPAVEIGFSCFLRMQTLEKEKEKFKGDLEARKIIERAKGILMQKYGWSEEFAYKKLRRLSMDQRKPMKEIAEAIIFTDFL, translated from the coding sequence GTGGAAAAAAGCGCTCGAAAATCGCGATTAAAAGTGTTGATTGCTGATGACGAACCCATAACCCGCATGGACATTAAGGAAATACTTCAAGAAAACGGTTACAATGTCGTAATCGAAGCAGGAGATGGCCTGGCGGCAGTGAAGCTTGCCGAAATCTATTGCCCGGATATCGTTTTGATGGACATCAGGATGCCTCATTTAAATGGTATTGAGGCAGCTGCAGAAATATCTCAAAAGATTGAGGGTGCTATCATTTTCCTAACGGCCTACAGCGACATCACGCTAATTGAAGAGGCGAAACAGATTCCAAAAGTCGTCGGGTATATAGTTAAACCGGTAAGTGAAGAGGAAATATTACCGGCTGTAGAGATAGGATTTTCATGCTTTTTAAGAATGCAGACTTTAGAAAAAGAAAAAGAGAAATTCAAGGGCGATCTCGAAGCACGCAAGATAATCGAAAGGGCAAAAGGTATTTTAATGCAGAAGTATGGTTGGAGTGAAGAGTTTGCTTACAAAAAATTACGGCGTTTGAGTATGGACCAGAGAAAGCCGATGAAAGAAATTGCTGAAGCGATAATATTCACTGATTTTCTTTGA
- a CDS encoding EutP/PduV family microcompartment system protein: MEKHKKQRRILVVGEVGAGKTTLIQTVLKGVESVPKTQAPVYWDCFVDTPGEYFQNPHYRRNLLSLAQGCSKVLFIQDCTKRMSAFPPDFAHGFLVPVIGIVTKADLGCRDDYRRAERWLRQAGARNIYVVSAVTGFGLKRLKDELFVRQENRNRTVTEQFDCHVSKS, from the coding sequence TTGGAGAAGCACAAGAAGCAGAGAAGAATTCTCGTGGTGGGCGAGGTCGGAGCAGGAAAAACAACCCTTATCCAGACGGTTTTGAAAGGGGTTGAGTCGGTTCCCAAGACTCAGGCACCGGTATATTGGGATTGTTTTGTGGATACACCTGGCGAGTATTTTCAGAATCCTCATTATCGGCGGAATTTGCTGTCATTAGCACAGGGTTGTAGTAAGGTCCTTTTTATTCAGGACTGCACAAAACGGATGAGCGCTTTTCCACCTGACTTTGCGCATGGGTTCTTGGTACCGGTAATAGGAATTGTTACTAAGGCTGATTTGGGTTGCCGGGATGATTACCGAAGAGCGGAGAGATGGCTTCGGCAGGCAGGAGCTCGGAATATTTATGTGGTCAGTGCTGTGACGGGGTTCGGTTTAAAAAGACTCAAAGATGAATTGTTCGTCAGACAAGAGAATCGCAACAGGACGGTGACAGAGCAATTCGATTGTCATGTTAGTAAAAGCTGA
- a CDS encoding BMC domain-containing protein: MSEGTKERIIQEYVPGKQVTLAHVIAAPVPEMCEKLGISSRGAIGIMTITPGEGAIIAADITVKAANVELVYVDRFSGSLRLDPLKLDN, encoded by the coding sequence ATGAGTGAAGGGACAAAAGAACGGATTATTCAGGAGTATGTGCCCGGAAAGCAGGTAACTTTAGCTCATGTTATTGCTGCACCGGTTCCGGAGATGTGCGAAAAACTCGGTATTAGCAGCAGGGGCGCGATTGGAATTATGACCATTACCCCGGGAGAGGGAGCTATTATTGCAGCTGACATTACGGTGAAAGCCGCAAACGTCGAACTGGTCTATGTCGACAGGTTTAGTGGGTCACTGCGGCTTGACCCCCTAAAATTGGACAATTAG
- a CDS encoding transposase, translating to MNRKQYSPEMKMQIVKETLETGNASIVARRHDIAPSLVARWARCYKRYGTFYPQKEVPGTNGSCISPDYKKITKENEQLKKLLGEKDLEIAILRDLLKKTNLPLPIK from the coding sequence TTGAACAGAAAACAATATTCACCAGAGATGAAAATGCAGATCGTGAAAGAAACCCTGGAAACGGGCAATGCCTCGATCGTGGCCAGAAGACATGATATTGCACCCAGTCTAGTCGCCCGCTGGGCAAGGTGCTATAAAAGATACGGCACATTTTACCCGCAAAAGGAGGTACCAGGAACAAACGGCTCCTGTATTTCTCCTGATTACAAGAAGATAACAAAGGAGAATGAACAACTAAAGAAACTGCTGGGCGAAAAAGACCTGGAAATCGCCATTCTTCGTGATTTGTTAAAAAAAACGAACCTACCCTTGCCGATAAAATAG
- a CDS encoding ethanolamine ammonia-lyase reactivating factor EutA, with amino-acid sequence MVTSGEGYALLSVGIDIGTTTTHLAFSRLYVVNLAGGSSVANFEIISREIIYESRIYFTPLIDENKIDLSRLKEIIATEYATAGIEPGEVKSGAVIITGEAALKENADEVAKILEGLAGDFVVALAGPDLEAILAGQGSGAQRISRREGITVANLDIGGGTTNIAVFRCGDLCDTATVQVGGRLFTFNPYSLVVNSVTKVGRQYADYLGVSIEKGRPLNPDDVEVFCQGLVDILDEVIERRNISALSKIGLLRGPLRRDYQIDALIFSGGVGHFVYENEIKDFFDYGDYGPYFAQMIKEKSVMLKRYHIIQPDHTLRATVIGAGVYSMKLSGSTIFLKKKDFLPLRNIPVSLVHLKEQENLENIKRKLETAIAPFQEKYPVVAIAITGWRHPKLNRIEQLAHAIATVKEDGIGSPLVVITEGNYGKVLGYLLENRLEDGEDLICLDEIKLGGGDFIDIGKPLNIGAVVPVIVKTLVFSN; translated from the coding sequence ATGGTAACATCGGGAGAAGGTTATGCACTTCTTAGTGTAGGCATCGACATCGGAACTACAACGACCCACCTTGCTTTTAGTAGACTCTATGTCGTCAATCTGGCAGGAGGCAGCTCCGTAGCTAACTTTGAGATTATTTCCAGAGAAATTATCTATGAGTCGCGGATTTATTTTACCCCTTTAATTGATGAGAACAAAATCGATCTCAGTAGGCTAAAGGAGATTATTGCCACTGAGTATGCAACAGCGGGGATTGAACCTGGTGAAGTGAAGTCAGGGGCGGTCATTATAACGGGTGAAGCTGCTCTGAAAGAGAATGCCGATGAAGTTGCGAAAATTCTCGAGGGTTTAGCAGGAGACTTTGTGGTTGCGTTGGCAGGACCGGATCTCGAAGCGATTCTTGCAGGCCAAGGTTCGGGAGCGCAACGTATCTCCCGGCGAGAAGGGATTACTGTGGCTAATCTTGATATAGGCGGCGGTACTACCAACATTGCTGTTTTTCGTTGTGGGGATCTTTGTGACACAGCTACCGTTCAAGTCGGTGGAAGACTGTTTACTTTTAATCCTTATTCTCTTGTGGTGAATTCGGTAACTAAGGTGGGACGTCAGTACGCTGACTACCTCGGTGTTTCGATAGAGAAGGGGCGACCGCTTAATCCGGATGATGTGGAAGTTTTTTGCCAGGGCTTGGTAGATATTCTTGATGAAGTGATAGAGCGGAGAAATATCAGTGCCCTTTCGAAAATCGGTTTGTTGAGAGGTCCTTTGAGAAGGGATTATCAAATTGATGCTCTGATTTTCTCCGGAGGAGTAGGGCACTTCGTATATGAAAACGAAATCAAGGATTTTTTTGACTACGGAGATTACGGTCCTTATTTTGCACAAATGATTAAAGAAAAATCCGTTATGCTCAAAAGGTATCACATCATTCAACCTGATCATACTTTACGGGCAACCGTGATCGGGGCTGGAGTCTATAGCATGAAGTTGAGTGGGAGCACGATATTTCTTAAGAAAAAAGATTTTCTTCCTCTTCGTAACATTCCTGTTTCTCTTGTTCATCTGAAAGAACAAGAAAATTTGGAAAACATTAAGAGGAAGTTAGAAACCGCAATAGCCCCATTTCAAGAAAAGTACCCTGTTGTTGCAATTGCCATTACCGGCTGGAGGCACCCGAAACTTAACCGGATTGAGCAGTTGGCGCATGCAATAGCAACCGTTAAAGAGGACGGAATAGGATCACCGCTGGTCGTGATCACAGAGGGAAACTATGGGAAGGTGCTTGGGTACCTTCTCGAAAATCGACTTGAAGATGGGGAAGACCTGATTTGCCTCGATGAGATAAAGCTTGGTGGAGGTGATTTTATCGATATCGGCAAGCCTTTAAATATAGGGGCTGTTGTTCCGGTGATCGTTAAAACACTGGTGTTTTCCAACTGA
- a CDS encoding sensor histidine kinase, which yields MLVKADPDGYYQIQLEEDDWEILEGIAANLQLIADVSQCDVFIDCPTNDRDVAIVVAEAKPRTGKSLYKGKVSGQRAIRFNEPGVFEALEKGEPTVGTRAVSQEGVFISQNAVPIFNAKRKVIGVLIRERDISEAMKKEKQVQLLEETTELLTENLLRVAIESGTLPGALHDGLLVVNKDGIIVYVNPSALRLADVIISSEKTLQSEGNYIAETELCDIVLEKEQDGRMRVSQEYRCCEYSVGDRIVNVSWVPLFRKEFVGGIVLIRDITDVRKKEKELMVKSAVIREIHHRVKNNLQNIASILRLQMRREHNKTVREALGVCINRILSIASVHELLSQSGLETIDLHQILRMTVERIVQVENELCDCEVEICLYGDTINIPAFHASTIALVICELVQNAMRHGFRGSINSKGKIVIYTKQMGSFYELQVVDNGVGLPANFKENKDSRLGIQLVDVLVRETLKGTFQIGNNPEGGVRCSITFDVDRAGV from the coding sequence ATGTTAGTAAAAGCTGATCCCGACGGTTACTATCAAATTCAATTGGAAGAAGATGACTGGGAAATATTAGAGGGGATCGCTGCCAACCTCCAGCTTATTGCAGATGTTTCTCAGTGTGATGTGTTTATCGATTGTCCGACGAACGATCGAGATGTTGCAATTGTTGTGGCTGAAGCCAAACCGCGTACAGGCAAGAGCTTGTACAAGGGGAAAGTTTCCGGACAGAGGGCGATAAGATTTAACGAACCAGGGGTGTTTGAGGCATTAGAAAAGGGTGAGCCTACTGTTGGTACCAGAGCGGTTTCCCAGGAGGGAGTTTTTATCAGCCAAAACGCTGTACCGATCTTTAATGCGAAGAGAAAGGTGATCGGAGTATTAATCAGAGAACGAGATATCAGCGAAGCAATGAAAAAGGAAAAGCAAGTGCAGCTCCTGGAAGAAACCACTGAATTGTTGACTGAAAATTTGCTTCGTGTGGCGATAGAAAGCGGCACTTTACCGGGTGCGCTGCATGACGGGCTGCTGGTCGTCAATAAGGATGGGATTATAGTTTATGTTAATCCATCTGCCTTACGTCTGGCTGATGTGATCATTTCCTCTGAAAAGACTTTGCAGTCTGAGGGCAATTACATTGCCGAAACGGAACTCTGTGACATAGTTTTAGAGAAAGAACAGGATGGAAGGATGCGCGTCAGCCAAGAATACCGCTGTTGCGAATACTCGGTTGGTGATCGTATCGTCAACGTTTCATGGGTGCCTCTCTTTCGCAAGGAGTTTGTTGGAGGTATTGTTTTAATAAGAGATATTACCGATGTGCGTAAAAAAGAAAAGGAGCTTATGGTCAAAAGCGCCGTAATTAGAGAAATACATCACCGGGTTAAAAATAACCTCCAAAACATTGCCAGTATCCTGCGGTTGCAGATGCGCCGAGAGCATAACAAAACCGTTAGGGAAGCACTAGGGGTTTGCATCAACCGCATTCTTTCAATTGCTTCGGTACATGAGCTTCTTTCACAGAGTGGTCTTGAGACGATAGACTTGCATCAAATACTCCGGATGACTGTAGAGAGAATTGTTCAAGTTGAGAATGAGTTGTGCGATTGTGAGGTTGAAATCTGCCTGTACGGGGATACCATTAACATTCCGGCTTTTCACGCTTCGACTATAGCTCTGGTGATCTGTGAACTGGTACAGAACGCGATGAGGCACGGTTTCAGGGGAAGCATAAACAGCAAGGGTAAGATCGTTATCTACACTAAACAAATGGGCAGTTTCTATGAACTTCAGGTTGTCGATAATGGTGTGGGACTGCCGGCAAATTTTAAAGAAAATAAAGATTCACGGCTTGGAATCCAACTGGTGGATGTGTTAGTTAGGGAAACCTTAAAAGGAACTTTTCAGATAGGTAATAATCCTGAGGGAGGTGTGCGGTGCAGTATTACCTTCGATGTTGACAGGGCCGGTGTGTGA
- a CDS encoding IS3 family transposase: MGYKVSLVLRIIGISRSTYYANLKRQPKPRIFAGGRPKSHYTFTSDNKVVSNEQVKEWLCELITAEGFVYGYLKLTHCLRRKFHLIINKKKVYRLCKELDILRPQRKIKRKHPRRLARNRVITASNQLWEADLKYGYIAGEDRFFFIMPIIDVFDRCIVAYHIGLSCEAKDAVITFKNALFKRQLYTAEQKPIFRSDNGPQFISNLFEETCLELGIEHERIPFKTPNLNAHIESFNAILEEECLSRHEFASYAEAYATVVDFIRFYNETRIHSATKYLPPLECYQLLKNNQVELKPVKV, encoded by the coding sequence TTGGGATATAAAGTCTCCCTGGTTTTGCGGATTATCGGGATCAGCCGTTCCACGTATTACGCTAATTTAAAGCGCCAACCCAAACCCAGGATCTTTGCCGGCGGCCGGCCTAAATCCCATTATACCTTTACCAGCGATAACAAGGTTGTGAGCAACGAACAGGTCAAAGAATGGTTGTGCGAATTAATTACCGCCGAAGGGTTTGTCTATGGATACTTAAAATTAACCCACTGCCTGCGCCGGAAGTTTCACCTGATCATTAACAAGAAAAAGGTGTACCGGCTTTGCAAGGAACTGGATATCTTAAGGCCGCAGCGGAAAATAAAGCGCAAACACCCCCGCCGGCTGGCCAGGAACCGGGTCATTACGGCTTCCAACCAGCTCTGGGAAGCCGATCTTAAATACGGCTACATTGCCGGGGAAGACAGATTCTTTTTCATCATGCCGATTATTGACGTTTTTGACCGTTGCATTGTAGCTTACCATATCGGTTTGTCCTGTGAAGCGAAGGATGCTGTAATCACCTTTAAAAACGCTCTTTTTAAACGGCAATTATACACAGCTGAACAAAAACCAATCTTCAGATCCGATAACGGGCCGCAGTTTATCAGCAACCTTTTCGAGGAAACGTGCCTGGAACTTGGCATCGAGCACGAAAGGATTCCCTTTAAAACACCCAATTTAAACGCTCATATCGAGTCATTTAACGCTATCTTGGAGGAGGAATGCCTATCGCGTCATGAGTTTGCCAGCTATGCCGAAGCGTATGCAACGGTTGTCGACTTTATCCGCTTTTACAACGAAACCCGGATTCATTCAGCAACTAAATACTTACCACCGCTGGAATGCTATCAACTGCTGAAAAACAACCAGGTAGAGTTAAAACCAGTAAAAGTTTAA